In the genome of Monodelphis domestica isolate mMonDom1 chromosome 2, mMonDom1.pri, whole genome shotgun sequence, one region contains:
- the USP1 gene encoding ubiquitin carboxyl-terminal hydrolase 1 yields MPGVLPSESHGLLAARGSPKKSRLSLKFFQKKETKRALDFTGDVQDDEDRGPPEAGGAGGAAAPEVDQVVPATGVAQPSPLGTCDKRETLLPFVGLNNLGNTCYLNSILQVLYFCPGFKTGVKHLFNVITKKKEILKDETNQKVEKGNGKDDNLASYELICSLQSLIISVEQLQANFLLNPEKYTDELATQPRRLLNTLRELNPMYEGYLQHDAQEVLQCILGNIQETCQLLKKEELKNMPGELEEKPSPREGSEINAPDDDGVASSADGKDKISKGNGKRKSDSEVGNPKKKSKLTKEQTSSEENQRQTRSKRKATGDTARSESSPEATPKCATEGDPARPTQKKSRLKLNWLKPTTKQPSILSKFCSLGKITTHSGPKGHSREADDGDHEEDFKCEPRSYLKDESGEPAPPGRSMEDKETQALRNKGMEQVCFELVEKLFQGQLVLRTRCLECESLTERREDFQDISVPVQEEEFSKVEESSEISPEPKTELKSLKWAISQFASVERIVGEDKYFCENCHHYTEAERSLLFDKMPEVITIHLKCFAATGLEFDCYGGGLSKINTPLLTPLKLSLEEWSTKPTNDSYGLFAVVMHSGITISSGHYTASVKVTDLHSLELDTEHFMVDQTDEMGKPDPLGEEEAKALAEDYDDEVAFRVSGSSQASKVLNKKNVEAVGLLGGQKSKPDYEFYNSHKAANPEKVVGAAAESRNSESSSTAGAQELDRDKEPSGHMDAHANGPENKASYVLQSLKEYEGKWLLFDDSEVKVTEEKDFLNSLSPATSSTSTPYLLFYKKIIE; encoded by the exons ATGCCCGGGGTCCTGCCCAGTGAGAGCCACGGGCTGCTGGCGGCCAGGGGGAGCCCCAAGAAGAGCCGCCTATCTCTCAAGTTCTTCCAGAAGAAGGAGACCAAGAGGGCCCTGGACTTCACGGGGGATGTGCAGGACGATGAGGATCGTGGGCCTCCCGAGGCGGGGGGAGCCGGAGGAGCAGCCGCCCCCGAAGT TGATCAAGTGGTGCCCGCAACTGGAGTGGCCCAGCCCTCCCCCTTGGGCACCTGCGACAAGAGGGAGACCCTCCTGCCCTTCGTGGGGCTCAACAACTTGGGCAACACGTGCTACCTGAACAGCATCCTGCAG GTGCTGTACTTTTGTCCTGGATTTAAAACTGGAGTCAAACACTTGTTTAATGTCattacaaagaagaaagaaatcctcaaggATGAAACCAATCAAAAAGTGGAGAAG GGAAATGGCAAAGACGACAACCTGGCAAGTTATGAATTAATATGCAGTTTACAGTCTTTAATAATTTCAGTTGAACAACTTCAGGCCAATTTTCTTTTGAATCCAGAGAAATATACGGATGAACTTGCTACTCAGCCACGGCGGCTACTTAACACTCTCAG GGAGCTGAATCCCATGTATGAAGGATATCTCCAGCATGATGCTCAGGAAGTATTGCAATGTATCTTGGGAAACATTCAGGAAACATGTCAGCTCTTAAAGAAGGAGGAACTGAAGAACATGCCAGGAGAGCTGGAGGAAAAGCCTTCTCCAAGAGAAGGCAGTGAAATTAATGCCCCAGATGATGATGGAGTGGCAAGCTCTGCAGATGGGAAGGACAAGATCTCCAAGGGGAATGGTAAAAGGAAAAGCGACAGTGAAGTGGGGAATCCCAAGAAGAAGTCTAAGCTGACCAAGGAGCAGACGTCATCTGAAGAGAACCAGAGACAGACCAGGTCCAAGAGAAAGGCCACTGGGGACACTGCTCGCTCTGAAAGTTCTCCTGAAGCGACCCCCAAGTGTGCCACTGAAGGTGACCCTGCCCGACCGACCCAGAAGAAATCAAGACTCAAGCTAAACTGGCTAAAGCCCACGACAAAGCAGCCCAGCATCCTTTCCAAGTTCTGTAGTCTGGGGAAGATCACGACGCACTCGGGACCCAAAGGACATTCCAGAGAAGCCGACGATGGCGATCACGAAGAGGATTTCAAGTGTGAGCCCAGGAGCTACTTGAAAGATGAGTCTGGGGAGCCTGCACCCCCCGGCAGGAGCATGGAGGACAAAGAAACGCAGGCCTTAAGAAACAAAG GGATGGAACAAGTTTGTTTTGAGCTGGTGGAGAAGTTATTCCAAGGCCAGCTGGTTTTGAGAACTCGGTGCTTGGAGTGTGAGAGCttaacagagagaagggaagacttcCAGGACATCAGTGTGCCGGTCCAAGAGGAGGAGTTTTCCAAAGTGGAGGAGAGTTCAGAAA TTTCACCAGAGCCCAAGACGGAGCTCAAGAGTCTCAAGTGGGCCATCTCGCAGTTTGCCTCGGTGGAGAGGATTGTGGGGGAGGACAAGTACTTCTGCGAGAACTGCCATCATTACACAGAGGCGGAGCGCAGCCTCCTCTTTGACAAGATGCCCGAGGTCATCACCATCCACCTGAAGTGTTTCGCCGCCACTGGCTTGGA GTTTGACTGTTATGGTGGCGGCCTTTCCAAGATCAACACTCCCCTGCTGACGCCCCTGAAGCTGTCCCTCGAAGAATGGAGCACGAAGCCGACCAACGACAGCTATGGACTGTTTGCGGTCGTGATGCACAGTGGCATCACCATCAGCAGCGGCCACTACACTGCATCCGTCAAAGTCACTGACCTGCACAGCTTGGAGCTAGACACGGAACACTTCATGGTGGACCAAACGGACGAGATGGGGAAGCCCGACCCCCTGGGCGAGGAGGAAGCCAAGGCTCTGGCCGAAGACTACGACGACGAGGTAGCCTTCAGGGTCAGCGGGAGCTCCCAGGCCAGCAAAGTTCTGAACAAAAAGAACGTTGAGGCCGTCGGACTTCTCGGAGGACAGAAGAGCAAGCCGGACTATGAGTTTTATAACAGCCACAAAGCGGCGAATCCCGAGAAGGTGGTTGGGGCTGCGGCTGAAAGCAGAAACTCCGAGTCCAGCAGCACCGCTGGGGCCCAGGAGCTGGACAGAGACAAGGAGCCCAGCGGCCACATGGACGCTCATGCAAACGGGCCCGAAAACAAAGCCTCCTACGTGCTCCAGAGCTTGAAGGAGTATGAGGGCAAGTGGCTGCTTTTCGATGATTCTGAAGTGAAAGTGACGGAGGAAAAAGACTTTTTGAATTCTCTTTCGCCTGCGACATCTTCCACGTCCACTCCTTACTTACTGTTTTATAAGAAAATTATAGAGTGA